One window of Magallana gigas chromosome 2, xbMagGiga1.1, whole genome shotgun sequence genomic DNA carries:
- the LOC105339231 gene encoding calcium-activated chloride channel regulator 3A-1 codes for MELLKFLLFMCLMTGACALETRSHLKISNNGYQLLVVAVHDSVPDNPALFEKIKTTFTKASKVLYTATRNRAYFQKIFFLLPNTWTNRPEYKPSTSVTISGADIIFSAPRSTRRNFSHTRMYAGCGHQGFHTQLLTDIFSNSHPLVQRSPEKFIVHEFAKLRYGVFEEYSSPGENQFYFSTTFGRLDPVRCTVGLRGIIKNAQGFCLFSSIDPESGEFPAGCAYIPYPYRANGTASMMDHQYVRELDPSTSLPYFKNKKVSVNQDCEFNMKFLYLLLIFVVTLRHSAGTHIRIKNNGYELVVVAIHESVKENAQMLTSLKKIITDSSKVLYAATRHRAYFRKVFFLIPSTWSSGLADKDSTSVNLRDADIIISDPSSVSRRSYPRTRSYAGCGHRGIHIQLRTDVLFNSRHPLVQGKPEKYLVHEFAKYWYGVFEEYPNPGENQFYFSTTVGRADPVRCTTGLRGRIMKKTQSGIQICSYDSIDPDTGEFPEGCVYYPYPSHNQGTASMMDHSYIQEIKDFCDDDQTPGHFSHNVEPPNRQNRLCSHRSTWDIISNTPDFLNNANPPGSLSDSQLTPQFIVFRAPSRRRRRLAVVLDPPQEFHKRLRLHQAVDHFLTEGFDDKTKVAIITNAAHRKGTRMRSRRSAAVKSSLQSIDQFYSLSTMRSRIRRGIEILKKSNSTKEGMEFHLIVISCNNQSGFETEVLQEMATTGITPHFIHCGENGIENMEKIRLQGGHAESRNQRSIFYAVQRLSDKLHDEKDVSVQISNENIELDGDTAYHSEFSLDDSLRGELTIRLHYSASEPSVQVVAPNGSECTYKSTDRKLRYIRLTSLVSHNEQGKWSITIKNKTPNKESINVLVMLQPIISEDEVPIRTNAWVKVFHEHSPPRVGVYAEVMNGGHPVVNANVTAHVYHEDRKVAVIPLRDSGGGFDIMKNDGIYSNSFTEIESQGRHYVEVMIEDVLTNSEIHRTYEIQLPTEKDTEDDQHDLHAPRLDYHTEKIPLRHRLKRSTSSGEFHVDHRWDSLSCGYDYPPARINDLTVTRVNRKDRKVSLSWTATGSNLDKGRASSFEIRYHTNGTALVLNPKKGMLVKKDMLGDTSGRPKEAGQVETVTVQFPAKMKWVAIMLRSIDENNTAGEFSNMVTTYFVL; via the exons ATGGAACTTCTAAAATTCTTATTATTCATGTGTTTGATGACTGGTGCCTGTGCTTTAGAGACTCGGAGCCATTTGAAGATATCCAACAATGGATATCAACTACTGGTGGTGGCGGTGCACGATAGTGTCCCGGACAATCCCGCtctgtttgaaaaaatcaaG ACTACGTTTACTAAAGCCTCCAAAGTCCTGTACACAGCCACTCGGAATCGAGCCTACTTCCAGAAGATTTTCTTCCTCCTCCCAAATACATGGACCAACCGGCCGGAATACAAACCCTCCACCTCCGTGACTATAAGCGGGGCCGACATCATCTTCTCGGCGCCAAGGAGCACCAGAAGGAACTTTTCTCATACCAGAATGTATGCAGGGTGTGGTCACCAAGGATTCCATACCCAACTGTTGACCGACATCTTCAGTAACAGCCACCCCCTTGTTCAGCGATCACCAG AGAAGTTCATCGTTCACGAGTTTGCTAAGCTGCGATACGGGGTGTTTGAGGAATATTCTTCCCCCGGGGAAAACCAGTTCTACTTTTCGACCACATTTGGTAGGCTTGATCCGGTCAGATGTACAGTAGGACTTCGTGGAATCATAAAAAATGCTCAGGGGTTCTGCCTCTTCTCTTCTATCGATCCTGAATCAGGGGAGTTTCCTGCAGGATGTGCGTATATTCCTTATCCTTACAGAGCAAATGGCACAGCATCAATGATGGACCATCAATATGTCAGGGAG TTAGACCCTTCAACCTCACTGccgtattttaaaaacaaaaaagtgtcAGTGAACCAAGACTGTGAGTTCAACATGAAGTTTTTGTATTTGCTGTTGATATTTGTTGTCACCCTTCGACACTCCGCGGGAACCCATATCAGAATAAAAAACAATGGATATGAATTGGTGGTAGTCGCTATCCACGAAAGTGTCAAAGAGAATGCCCAGATGCTTACTAGTTTAAAG aaaataataacAGATTCGTCCAAAGTATTGTATGCAGCTACTCGACATCGAGCGTATTTCCGGAAAGTGTTCTTCCTCATTCCAAGCACGTGGTCTAGCGGACTGGCGGACAAGGACTCCACCAGTGTTAATCTCAGGGATGCCGACATTATTATATCCGACCCCTCCTCCGTCTCCCGGAGGAGCTACCCCCGGACCAGGAGCTACGCAGGGTGCGGACACAGGGGGATACACATACAGCTACGGACGGACGTTTTATTTAATAGCAGACATCCTCTGGTCCAAGGTAAACCCG AAAAATACCTGGTTCACGAGTTTGCAAAGTATTGGTACGGGGTGTTTGAAGAGTACCCCAACCCTGGAGAGAACCAATTTTATTTCTCTACAACAGTCGGTAGGGCGGATCCCGTGCGGTGTACCACCGGACTGCGCGGACGAATTATGAAAAAGACTCAGTCTGGTATCCAAATTTGTTCTTATGATTCTATAGACCCTGACACTGGCGAATTCCCGGAGGGATGTGTTTATTACCCCTATCCCTCCCACAACCAGGGAACAGCGTCAATGATGGACCACTCATATATACAAGAG ATAAAAGATTTTTGCGACGATGACCAGACGCCGGGGCATTTTAGCCACAATGTGGAACCCCCGAACCGCCAAAACAGACTGTGTAGCCACCGGAGCACGTGGGACATCATTAGCAACACGCCCGACTTCCTTAACAACGCCAATCCACCAGGCTCCTTGTCAGACTCGCAGCTGACGCCCCAGTTCATTGTTTTCAGGGCGCCCTCTCGGAGACGGAGGCGTCTGGCCGTGGTCCTCGACCCGCCACAG GAATTTCATAAAAGACTGCGGCTTCACCAGGCAGTAGACCACTTTCTGACGGAAGGCTTTGATGACAAAACCAAAGTAGCAATAATCACCAATGCTGCTCATAGAAAGGGCACTAGAATGCGGAGCAGAAGGTCCGCCGCCGTAAAATCCTCTTTACAAAGCATTGACCAGTTTTATTCTCTGTCTACAATGCGGTCTCGAATTCGAAGAGGGATTGAG ATTCTTAAGAAGAGCAATTCAACCAAAGAAGGCATGGAATTTCATCTGATTGTCATTTCTTGCAACAACCAATCTGGATTTGAGACAGAGGTTCTGCAAGAGATGGCAACCACAGGCATTACGCCGCACTTCATCCACTGTGGGGAGAATGGAATAGAAAATATGGAGAAAATCAGATTACAAG GTGGACATGCTGAATCAAGGAACCAGAGGTCCATTTTCTATGCGGTTCAACGCTTGTCGGACAAATTACACGATGAAAAGGACGTGTCTGTACAG ATTTCAAACGAGAACATTGAGCTTGATGGAGACACAGCATACCATTCGGAATTCAGTCTGGATGATTCACTTCGCGGCGAACTGACGATACGACTGCACTACTCGGCCTCCGAACCCTCTGTACAAGTCGTGGCGCCAAATGGCTCGGAATGTACATACAAGTCAACAGATAGGAAACTAAGATATATTAGACTTACCAGTTTAGTATCACATAATGAG CAAGGAAAATGGTCCATTACCATAAAGAATAAGACGCCAAATAAGGAGTCGATAAATGTGTTGGTCATGTTACAACCTATTATATCAGAGGACGAGGTTCCCATTCGAACAAACGCTTGGGTGAAAGTATTTCACGAACACTCCCCACCGCGTGTAGGCGTGTACGCTGAGGTCATGAATGGGGGACATCCGGTGGTGAACGCAAACGTTACTGCGCATGTGTACCACGAGGACAGGAAAGTAGCCGTGATACCACTTAGAGATTCCGGTGGCG GCTTCgatataatgaaaaatgatgGAATCTATTCCAATTCTTTCACGGAAATTGAATCTCAAGGAAGACATTACGTAGAGGTTATGATAGAAGATGTTTTGACCAACTCAGAAATTCACAGGACTTACGAAATACAACTACCTACAGAAAAAGACACGG AAGATGACCAGCATGATCTCCATGCACCAAGACTGGATTATCATACAGAGAAGATACCACTCAGACATCGTCTGAAGAGATCCACATCCTCAGGAGAATTCCACGTGGACCATCGCTGGGACAGCTTGTCTTGTGGATACGATTATCCCCCCGCCAGAATCAACGATTTAACAGTTACCAGGGTGAACAGAAAGGATAGAAAGGTGTCTCTGTCTTGGACAGCCACTGGGAGTAACCTAGACAAAGGCAGAG CTTCCTCATTCGAGATTCGTTACCACACCAATGGAACAGCTCTTGTCCTCAATCCTAAGAAGGGAATGTTAGTAAAGAAAGACATGCTTGGAGATACCTCTGGCAGACCTAAGGAGGCAGGTCAAGTTGAAACCGTCACTGTACAGTTTCCTGCCAAGATGAAGTGGGTAGCCATAATGTTAAGATCCATAGATGAAAACAATACCGCGGGAGAATTTTCCAATATGGTGACGACCTACTTTGTATTGTGA